The following are from one region of the Geoalkalibacter subterraneus genome:
- a CDS encoding AI-2E family transporter — MSDLKTGGPSARLMLTLASTIIVIAGMRQASQIIVPFLLALFLAIVCGPIFFWLKRRGLPPVAAIGVVILGILGVELLLAAFVGTSIDTFINNVPVYQQRLKDETSLLLTLLNNYGIEIPRQRFMEFVDPGAIMRLAANMLTGFGGMLTNMFLILITVIFMLLEAASFPAKLRVALKEEDAEKSYGYLARVADGVKHYLAMKTLVSLGTGAVVATWVWALGVDFPILWGLLAFLLNYVPNIGSIIAALPAVMMAFIQFGGLRALVVAAGYVVVNVLFGNMIEPRVMGRGLGISTLVVFVSLVFWGWVLGPVGMLLSVPLTMTVKIALESSPDTHWIAILLGEQPKMEAPQKE, encoded by the coding sequence ATGTCCGATTTGAAGACGGGCGGGCCAAGCGCCCGCTTGATGCTGACCCTGGCCTCGACCATTATCGTCATCGCCGGAATGCGCCAGGCCTCTCAGATTATCGTCCCTTTTCTGCTGGCGCTTTTCCTGGCCATCGTCTGCGGACCCATTTTTTTCTGGCTGAAACGCCGCGGACTGCCGCCGGTGGCGGCGATCGGGGTTGTCATACTGGGCATACTGGGCGTGGAGTTACTGCTGGCGGCCTTTGTGGGAACCTCCATCGACACTTTTATCAACAATGTCCCCGTTTACCAGCAGCGCCTCAAGGACGAAACATCTTTGCTGCTGACCCTTTTAAACAATTACGGCATCGAAATTCCCCGCCAGCGTTTCATGGAATTCGTCGACCCGGGCGCGATCATGCGCCTGGCGGCCAACATGCTGACCGGCTTCGGCGGTATGTTGACCAATATGTTCCTGATCCTGATTACGGTCATTTTCATGCTGCTGGAGGCGGCCAGTTTCCCGGCCAAACTGCGCGTTGCGCTCAAGGAAGAAGACGCCGAAAAATCCTACGGTTACCTGGCCCGCGTGGCCGATGGCGTCAAGCACTACCTGGCGATGAAAACCCTGGTCAGCCTCGGCACCGGCGCAGTGGTTGCCACATGGGTCTGGGCGCTCGGGGTGGATTTCCCCATCCTGTGGGGGCTGCTGGCCTTTCTGCTCAATTACGTTCCCAACATCGGCTCCATCATCGCCGCGCTGCCGGCCGTGATGATGGCGTTCATTCAATTTGGTGGCCTGCGGGCACTGGTCGTCGCGGCGGGCTATGTCGTGGTCAATGTTCTGTTCGGCAACATGATCGAGCCGCGGGTCATGGGGCGGGGGTTGGGAATCTCAACATTGGTGGTGTTTGTTTCATTGGTGTTCTGGGGGTGGGTACTGGGGCCGGTCGGAATGCTGCTTTCGGTGCCGCTGACCATGACGGTCAAAATTGCCCTTGAAAGCAGCCCCGACACCCATTGGATCGCCATCCTGCTGGGAGAGCAGCCAAAAATGGAAGCTCCCCAGAAAGAATAA
- a CDS encoding DUF4911 domain-containing protein, translating into MKKTFEYRYFSLPPQDIAYLRFILESYDGLCFMRTLDNRSGVLEVAWPASQRADAQQLLAALQEEVALHQIPPPEIIPPL; encoded by the coding sequence ATGAAAAAAACTTTTGAATACCGATATTTCTCATTGCCGCCACAGGACATTGCCTATCTGCGCTTTATCCTGGAGAGCTATGACGGGCTGTGCTTCATGCGCACTCTCGACAACCGCTCCGGGGTGCTCGAAGTGGCCTGGCCCGCCTCACAGCGCGCCGACGCCCAGCAGTTGCTCGCGGCTCTGCAAGAAGAAGTCGCCCTGCACCAGATCCCACCGCCGGAGATAATTCCTCCGCTTTAA
- the ald gene encoding alanine dehydrogenase encodes MIIGVPTEIKTREYRVALTPVGARALVEDGHEVRVQSGAGLGSGIDDQAYREVGAEIVDEAADIFAASELLVKVKEPLEKECARLRRGQILMTFLHLAPAPELTRALLDAGVTAVAYETIEPADGSLPLLRPMSEVAGRMAVQVGAHYLQKENGGRGVLLSGAPGVPPGRVLILGAGVVGSNAVRIAVGMGADVTVMDIDPARMARLDDHYGNRVRTLMSSTHALEEEVPHCDLLIGAVLVPGARAPRLVGRDLVRRMIPGSVVVDVAVDQGGCVETTHPTTHDQPVYRVGDVLHYGVANMPGAVSRTSTYALTNSTLPYVRAIASQGLAAACQKDEALRRGVNIHDGQLCNRPVAEALNLEYKEYRP; translated from the coding sequence ATGATTATAGGTGTACCGACTGAAATCAAAACCCGTGAATATCGCGTCGCGCTGACGCCGGTCGGTGCCCGTGCCCTGGTGGAAGACGGTCACGAGGTCCGGGTGCAGAGCGGCGCCGGCCTTGGCAGCGGCATCGACGATCAGGCCTACCGTGAGGTTGGTGCAGAAATCGTGGATGAGGCTGCCGATATCTTCGCCGCATCTGAGCTTCTGGTCAAGGTAAAGGAGCCATTGGAGAAAGAGTGTGCGCGTCTGCGCCGCGGGCAGATCCTGATGACCTTTCTGCATCTGGCCCCCGCGCCTGAATTGACCCGAGCCCTTCTGGATGCCGGTGTCACGGCAGTGGCCTACGAGACCATTGAGCCGGCAGACGGCTCTTTGCCGCTGCTGCGCCCCATGAGCGAGGTGGCCGGTCGCATGGCGGTGCAGGTGGGGGCGCATTATCTGCAAAAGGAAAACGGCGGACGCGGCGTTCTGCTCTCTGGCGCGCCCGGTGTGCCGCCGGGACGGGTTCTGATTCTCGGGGCTGGAGTCGTGGGCAGCAATGCGGTGCGTATTGCCGTCGGCATGGGAGCCGATGTCACGGTGATGGATATCGACCCGGCGCGCATGGCGCGGCTCGACGATCATTACGGTAACCGGGTGCGTACCCTGATGTCGAGTACCCACGCACTTGAGGAAGAGGTGCCGCATTGTGACCTGTTGATCGGCGCCGTTCTCGTGCCCGGCGCCCGAGCGCCACGTCTGGTGGGACGCGATCTGGTCAGGCGCATGATCCCCGGCAGCGTGGTGGTCGATGTGGCGGTGGATCAGGGGGGATGCGTAGAGACCACTCACCCAACGACCCATGACCAGCCCGTATACCGGGTCGGCGACGTGTTGCATTACGGCGTGGCCAACATGCCCGGCGCGGTAAGCCGCACCAGCACCTATGCCCTGACCAACAGCACCCTGCCTTACGTGCGCGCCATCGCCTCTCAGGGGCTCGCCGCTGCCTGCCAAAAGGACGAAGCGCTGCGGCGTGGAGTCAATATTCACGACGGTCAGCTGTGCAACCGCCCAGTGGCCGAAGCCCTGAACCTCGAATATAAAGAGTACCGCCCGTAA
- a CDS encoding four helix bundle suffix domain-containing protein codes for MKKDNGNYEKDVSPGSARQEPFHDSHNSQNSQPSILTPRGDYRTLLSYQKSEVVYQITYRFCRRFLHRGDRTIDQMVQAARSGKQNIIEGSKAAPTSKEMEIKLTNVARASLEELLEDYRDFLKVRDLIIWDKNSRQARYVRRIGQNPEISYETYREFVDTRSAEVVANIAICLIHQANYLLDQQLKRLEKDFLQDGGLRERMTRLRLQERDRQRLKR; via the coding sequence ATGAAGAAAGACAATGGGAATTATGAGAAAGATGTGAGCCCTGGGAGCGCCAGACAGGAGCCTTTTCATGATTCCCATAATTCTCAGAACTCCCAGCCTTCGATTCTAACCCCAAGAGGCGATTATCGGACCCTGCTTTCCTATCAGAAGTCTGAAGTGGTCTATCAGATAACCTACCGTTTTTGCCGACGCTTTTTGCACCGGGGCGACCGCACCATTGATCAGATGGTGCAGGCGGCCCGTTCGGGCAAGCAGAATATCATCGAAGGGAGCAAAGCCGCGCCCACCTCCAAAGAGATGGAGATTAAACTGACCAACGTAGCTCGTGCCAGCCTCGAAGAACTGCTCGAAGACTACCGCGACTTTCTCAAAGTGCGTGACCTGATCATCTGGGACAAAAACTCAAGGCAGGCCCGCTACGTCCGCAGAATTGGGCAGAATCCCGAAATCTCCTATGAAACCTACCGCGAATTCGTCGACACCCGCTCTGCCGAAGTGGTGGCGAACATCGCCATCTGCCTGATACATCAAGCCAATTACCTTCTCGACCAACAGTTGAAACGCCTGGAAAAAGATTTTCTGCAGGACGGCGGTCTGCGCGAGCGCATGACGCGGTTGCGCTTGCAGGAACGGGATCGGCAGCGCCTGAAGCGATGA
- the nudC gene encoding NAD(+) diphosphatase: protein MTPLPDFFESPLHLPFNSTSMDGFTLLPPDLEPPGTDGWWLALRSNALLLSEKGSIIDLPYGPCPADTSDSKSIFIGTWQGRPVRVMAMNQEEDVPSGFVLESLLSANPRMQPAHLSLGGLASQLLHWEANSCFCSRCGAALQRLPGEWGKKCEGCHYLHFPHIHPCVIVAVRRPGEILLTRKREWAPNRYSLVAGFLDPGECLEEAVAREVQEETGLRVKNIRYVGSQCWPFPSQVMTGFTADYAGGEVVVEEKELEDARWFPINALPDLPPKRSIARYLIDGAGAEAGTRDAGRGSRKP, encoded by the coding sequence ATGACACCCCTTCCCGACTTTTTCGAATCCCCGCTGCATCTGCCGTTCAACTCGACAAGCATGGACGGATTCACTCTGCTTCCGCCGGACCTTGAGCCGCCCGGGACCGACGGTTGGTGGCTGGCCCTCCGCAGCAATGCGCTACTGCTGTCCGAGAAGGGTTCCATCATCGACCTGCCTTATGGCCCCTGCCCAGCGGATACTTCAGACAGTAAATCGATTTTTATCGGGACCTGGCAGGGCAGACCCGTTCGGGTTATGGCGATGAACCAGGAAGAGGATGTTCCAAGCGGCTTTGTCCTCGAAAGCCTGCTGAGCGCTAACCCCCGTATGCAGCCCGCGCATCTGTCACTGGGCGGGCTTGCAAGCCAGCTTCTTCATTGGGAAGCCAACAGTTGCTTCTGCTCGCGCTGCGGCGCGGCGCTGCAGCGACTGCCGGGAGAATGGGGGAAAAAGTGCGAAGGGTGTCATTATCTGCACTTTCCGCATATACATCCCTGCGTGATCGTCGCAGTGCGGCGACCCGGTGAAATTCTCCTGACCCGCAAGCGGGAATGGGCGCCGAACCGCTACAGCCTGGTGGCGGGGTTTCTTGACCCCGGCGAATGCCTGGAGGAGGCCGTAGCCCGCGAGGTGCAGGAGGAAACCGGCCTTCGGGTGAAAAACATCCGCTACGTCGGCAGCCAGTGCTGGCCCTTCCCCAGCCAGGTCATGACCGGATTCACCGCGGATTATGCCGGTGGAGAAGTGGTTGTTGAAGAGAAAGAACTGGAGGACGCACGCTGGTTTCCCATCAACGCCCTCCCCGACCTGCCGCCGAAACGCAGCATTGCGCGTTATTTGATTGATGGGGCAGGGGCAGAAGCAGGGACGCGAGACGCGGGACGCGGGTCGCGGAAACCTTAA
- a CDS encoding NUDIX hydrolase has protein sequence MTRIVEDIFHGRIISVRREEFELPDGRRAVYEMVRHPGGAAVLPLLDDGRVILIRQFRPAGGGMVWEIPAGKLDPGESPEQCIEREIQEEIGYQAGKWEKIGEMLTAVGFCDEILHLFLAKDLNETEQALEPDEYIEIVPIPAEEALKMVDRGEISDGKTQLALLMAKRLGHI, from the coding sequence ATGACTCGAATTGTTGAAGACATCTTTCACGGCCGCATCATTTCCGTGCGACGGGAGGAGTTTGAACTTCCCGACGGTCGCCGGGCCGTCTACGAGATGGTGCGCCATCCGGGCGGGGCAGCGGTGCTCCCCCTTCTCGATGACGGCCGCGTCATCCTGATCCGTCAATTCCGGCCGGCCGGCGGCGGCATGGTGTGGGAAATCCCCGCCGGCAAGCTCGACCCCGGAGAAAGCCCTGAGCAGTGTATCGAGCGGGAGATCCAGGAGGAGATCGGTTATCAGGCGGGAAAATGGGAAAAGATCGGCGAAATGCTGACCGCGGTGGGTTTCTGCGACGAAATTCTTCACCTCTTTCTGGCCAAGGATTTAAACGAGACGGAACAGGCTCTTGAGCCGGATGAATATATCGAGATCGTCCCAATACCTGCTGAAGAAGCACTTAAGATGGTTGACCGTGGCGAAATCAGCGACGGCAAAACCCAACTGGCACTGTTGATGGCAAAACGCCTGGGGCACATCTGA